Genomic segment of Oncorhynchus tshawytscha isolate Ot180627B linkage group LG28, Otsh_v2.0, whole genome shotgun sequence:
ATGCATACATATTTGGCTTAGTTAAAACCCCATGTAGGCAATAAAATGAAACACTTGTGTCTTTGGTGGCCAAGTACTGTACTAGGTGCACTATTTAACTTAGAGGAGAGACGGTCAACTTGTAGTACCATGCTCTGACAAAAGTGAATATTTTTAGATTGTAGAGTTTATATGTAGTTTGTTTAATTATAAAAATGAAATGGTAATTTTGACTAAGCGAAACCTCCCTCAACTAACACTATAATAAACCTCATCTTTAGTCCTCATTGTACATATATGTTGTACATTCCCCACATAAACCAAGGCGGTTAAACCCCGTCACAGCCGTAGCAAGAAAATAGATATTTTGTTACGGTCCTCAATATTTCCTCTTTAAATATGGAATTATTTTTTCATTCATTTTACCACCACATACTCCCTTTCTTACTATTGCACTGGAGAGTTTCTGAGTGGGCAGCGATAACGATGCAACTGATGTGTATAAATGAATatcaaaagcttttttttttttacaattgcgagtcatgtaaataataataaccGTAATTAAAAAAGGGAAAACAAATAGAAGATTTGCCCACAGGCTTAAAAGCAACTGTATGGAATAGGCAGTTGCGTTTGTAAAAGATTTGGGCTGTATGTATCatgtgtctcagagtaggagtgctgatctatgaTCATGTCCCCCCCTGTCTATGTAATCTTATTTATTATGGATTCATGTCCATATTATCTTATTTATTCTGATCTAAAAGGCataactgatcctaaatcagcactactctgagatgcttgacaCATGCGGACTCTAGTGGCAATGATACATGGTTGAAGACTTGGTTAGGTCCTCCTCTAACTCtcatggtgtagtctatagctgcTGAAGAGGTTTTTTCAGACCATCCTCACTCAACTCATACCTAGTGGCAAAGACAGACACATTGTTATAAAGCAGGAATAACAAACACACGTTTACATTAACTACGCTTAATTCTTTGTACCTCAAATGGTGTGATGAGAGCAAATAATGTCTCAATTTGTTTGAGAACAAGTAAACATGACTGTATTTTTCAGTTATTTTCACTAACCATTGTGTCCATCCTTTTGCGATATCCTCATAAGTCAGATCCACTAGAACCTGTCAGGATGACATGATATGAAGGAGGAAGGGTGAAACATGGACAGGTAAATTAGAAAGAGTGATTGCAAAGTTTCCCTGTGAATCAGCAATAATGTGTAGTCACAGTTATGTCATCCAATAATGAACAAGGTATGCATGTATAGACACAGTGCTGTTGTAGGAGGACAGGTCCAGTCTCACCTTTCCCAGCAGCCCTTTGTGTTTGGAGAAGATATTTCCTCCGTTCTTTACCGCCACGTCCAGAGTCCTCCTGTGTAGCTCCACGATCGACACACTGAACTCAaatctgacaacacacacacaaacacaatgattACCAGTACACCACCAGTAAATCCATTGATGTCCGATGGTAAGAGTAGTAAAGAGGATGAAACTTACATCTGGTCGTAGACAGGGTTCAGTGTCTTCTTGTGCGTGTGGGTTTTCCTCCTCCCAGACCGTCGCTTGTCAGGTAGAAGATAGAGCCGCACGTATGGATCTGACAAGTGATCTGTGAACGCAATCAGGTttctgtggggagagagagagacatgaaaacACAGGAATAGAGCAGGACAGACCGATAACGTGGACTATCCAGGGATAGAATAGATCCATTCAGGGCGGCTACTGTAGCTCATCAGTCATCTCATTACATGTGCCCTCCTGGAGTCTGAAGTGTAAATCAATGTCCTATTGCGAACTGAGTAGTTTGACACAATTAAATTAGCTAGATCATATCCTTTGAGTTAACAGAAAACaactatcaaaataaaaaaataagcttGTACTGTACATTTAAAATAGAGTGGATTAAGCCGATACAAACGACACCTTGTCCAATACTTGTATATTGTATATGTATAGACTAACTACAGTcctgaatgtgtcccaaatggcaccctattccctatagagtgcaccacttttaaccagagccctatttgccctggtcaaaagtagtgcactataaagggaatatggtgccatttgggactcgacCTAAATCTCCCATCATGTCACTTACCGACAGGCGTGCACCACCACGATGAGCTTGTTTCTCTGAGAGCTGTGTCTGACAGTCAACTGCACTTCACCCAGGGGGAAATTACTGGCTGAGCCACTgtggacagagacacacacattagtcTCTTTGTTCTGATCACATTAGGTCTGTAATATAATCTGCAAGTTAGTCAATAAATCTGTATTCTATGCTTTAATTATGTCacaatgtgttgtgtatgtgcaCAAGCCTGCGTGTAtcaatgtgtttttgtgtgtgcttggtttcatgcatgcttACTTCTGCAGCTCTCTCAGCCTCTGCTGGAGCTCCTGTGTGGCGTAGGGGTTGGAGATGTCTGAGGCGATGCTGGGGGTTGACCCCCTGTGTGCCAGGTGTTTCTGAGAACCAGAGATGGCCAGGTTGGAGGTGCTCCTACCTGCGTCGGCCAGGCCGATGCCTACCGGTCCCCCTGAGTAGGGCTCGTCATCCCCCCCTCTCCTGTGGAGCTCCTGGGTGGAGGTGGCCACAGAGCTGGGGAGGTCCAAGACAGGGACAGGGTTGGGGGGTTCGGAGACTGACGGTCTCTTCATGGGGATGGGGTTACTAGTGCTAGCCTTACGAACCTGCACCGAGGACGTCTGGTCTGACGCTACCAGCTTCTCCAGACACAGAACCTGCACAAGtgggacatagaggttggagAGGGTTAAAAATAATCATACGAGACACATTGCTAGTCTTTATTGAAGAATGTGTAGTATATCGTTTTTAATTTTTAagcaaaaatgtaaaataattgcAGTCAGGTTAAACATTTAGCAGGGAGAGTACTAATGTGAATATGACTACgtaccaaatggcaacctattccctgcATAGGCCTGGACAAAAGAAGCGCCCtatattagggaatagggtgctaattTGGGACATAGACAATGTAAAAGAGCCCTATTCAGACCCTCATGGACCCTTACCCTCAGTGCAATCTTTATCTTGAGGGTGCAGCTGGGCCCAGAGTTCTTGAGAGGGAAGCGCTGGTGTAGTGTCATGTCCTCAGCCTCTAGGAGACGGACCAGGGGCAGGTTCAGAGTCCCCAGAGAACACTCATGTTTCTCATCCTTCACCTGAGGAGAGGAAATgggacacacaatcacacagccaCAGCACAAATTGCATCAAATTTCACAGCAAAACAATTAAATGAGGCAAACTAGAGGCAAAGATGTCTTAAAACAGTAAAATCATTGAGTGTGATTTAAAACAGCAGACAAAAATCAACTCCATCTCACATCATAGCCACAGAGATTAAATCAGACACATTTGCTATACTAAATAGCTGACATTTTGAGGTCCCTCAGGAGGGAAATCATGCTTATGTACCTCAACCTCCAGCTCTTGGCATTTGGGGTTGTGGATGAGGAAAGTAAACGCCTCTTCCCATACAGGCTCGTTGGTCTTATACCTCGTCTGGTTAGGGAAGGAGGATAATGTTAGAGACTATATATCAGCATGGACATATTCTATTCACATTGCACTGGAAATACCTCTATTTTATATGGTTAATGTAAcgagtggtagaaaaagtacccaagtgtcatacttgagtaaaagtaaagataccttaatagaaaattactcaagaaAAAAAAGTgacagtcacccagtaaaatattacttgagtaaaagtctaaaagtatttggttttaaatatacttatgtacttttgggtgtcagggaaaatttaTGGAGTAAAAACTACATTTTCTTTaacttcttcaggatcggtgggACCCCCACAGGGCAGTTGAGCTAACatatgctaatcgcattagcctgaGGTTGTCAGTAACAATAAcattttccaggacatagacatatctgatattggcagaaagcttaaattcttgttaatctaactgaactgtccaatttacagtagctattacagtgaaatagttCCATGCTATTGTTCGAGGAGTGTGCatagttatgaacttgaaaagttattaataaaccaattaggcacatttgggcagtcttgatacaacatttttaacagaaatgcaatggttcattggatcagtctaaaactttgcccatacactgctgccatctagtagccaaaatctaaattgagcctgggctggaataatacataagcctttctcttgcatttcaaaggtggtaaccaaaaaaaaatgtttttttctttgtattttctttaacagatctaatgtgttatattctccttcattcatttcacatttccacaaacttcaaagttttTCCTTTCgaacatgcatatccttgcttcaatgcctgagctacaggcagttagatttgggtatgtcaatttaggagaacatttttaaaaaggggcAGGTCCTTCAGAGAttttaagaatgtagtgaagtaaaagttgtcaaaaatataaatagtaaagtacagtacagatacCTCCCCAAAATactttagtactttaaagtactttacaACTGAATGTAACATACAAATGTAGGATCTAAAAAATGTAGGATCTAAAATATTTTGCTCGAGCTTACCTTACTCTCATAGGTTTTGTGGCCGACTGTGAATTGTACAAAGGGACTCGGGACACTGCTCACTTTCTTACCAGACTGTGAAACAAGAACAGGTTTCAAACACATAATAACCTCTAGCCCTGTGAGATGTTAACTTCATAGGTACTACTGTATCACCCTAGCCTAGTATCAAGTTCAGTATTTAAATATCTAATCACTTAAAGATCGATTCCGCATTTGGGGAAACAGCACCACTGTTCCCCCCCCAACACCTTTGTTACAGTTTTGGTTTTATTGATGAAATGCAGAAGTGTGTCCAGCAGCATGGTAGAAAAAATTGCAGTACATATTCTGCTGTTCTATCACACGTGCAATGATGTCCGAGCTAAAAAAAACGAACAATAGTTGTTCGTTGTTTGCAGTTTTTCTTTGGTGTTGTAATATCCCGAACTgacgtggcagtttcaccaaTTAAGAATTGTagcttaaataatttatttaattaTGTAGAATGGGTACATTCTCAACAATATAATTCAAATGTAATTATAAGGAAGATAACCTTTATTTCACAAATATAGAGCATGTTCAAAGTGATTTATGTAAAACTAATCATGTGGATTGATCCCTCATTTGGCTAAATATGGCAGCATAAAGACTTGAGATCAGGAAGTATTGAAGTTACATAAATGTACATAGAAGAACCCCATAACACCAGGAAATAGAGTTGAAATTGGAAGAGAGGAAATGCTTACGAAAGATATATTTTCTTGGTGCATTAATCATCTCATACAACACATTTTTTTAATATACATCAGAATATTAGAATATAGTGCATGGGATGCAGTTTTAGTCCACAAACACAATTAGTAGAGTTTAATAATTAATTTCACAAAACAAGGAACGCAAATCAACTTGCAAGGCATTTTTAATGCTCCAGCAGCGCTCTTGTAGAAATACATGGGTGGGGAACAACTTGAAAGCAATATTACTCACTGGGATCGAATCAATTGATACAGTTGATGCCAAATGGTAAACTTAATTGCTTTTCACTAAATCCACTTCCTAATAGAAAAAGCACAGTACTTCACGTGCTTCCCGTACTACAGTGGAACTCTCTGGTCACAGGGGAAACAGCAGTGTTTCTAGGCCCTGTTCAAATACCTTAAATTCATCCTTAATCACTGATCTATAAGTGAGTGCACAGATGAAAACATAGCTTCCATCCCATTGCTTTCTCCAGTCTTACTGTATTACAGGAAggtttttttaaaagtatttaaCAGGGCCTTtattcttcctctgtctgtctgtctggatggctCTGCATGCTCGGTTGTTACATTACCTTGATGGCCTTACTGACTGAGGCCTTCTTCAAACCGTCATGGTTGAATTCTAAAGGATTGCGCTTTTTCCCCCAGGGCAGGAGAGAATGAACACACCAGGTTGGTTATTAGGAGAGAGCatgcaaggaggaggaggagcaggaggaagaagaggaggttaAATCATGATTGGAGCGACGATGAAGACCACACACCAGACGACCCAAAACCAGGACGCCAGGGcaacaggtagagacagagacaaaaacaaCATGATGAGCACAAGGTTAATAAATCATGAAGTGTATTGACAACGACATACCCAGGAAAAACCCAATGGGAGATAAAGAGGAGCATTCATTATGGAGAAAACAGAAGGACCATTCCAACCCTGACAAGGCTGTCCAGTAACAGGAGTGAGATGGTGTTTGTGAATAGAGAGTAATAATTGGGGGTAAGGTTGCAAAATTCtagtaactttcccaaaattcgtAGGTTTTCTAAAAATCCCAGTTGGAGGATTCCAAGGATAGGACGGAATCTGGGAATCCTCCAACCACAAAAGGGGATATTCACGTTTGTACTTTTTATATATGAGATTCCAGATACATTATCATCTCTTTATGGGTAAATGGAATGGAGTCATTCTCTTGATGAGTACTTTCGTACAACACAGACAACATCATTTCTATCAACAAATACATCTACAGTTCATCCACAGAGCGAAGCATTTCATTTAGAATGTAGCATATCCTTGCATTCTGTATCACATTAGTTATTCATTATCTGTTGTTAAAAATGATATTTTTGTTGTCAGCTACACATCTCTGGAGAATTGTTAACATGTCTGGACAGGTCATGTCACTGACTCCTTCCCAAATGGCAAACTAATCCCTATATaaagaaaagggtgccatttgggatgcagaccatgCCTTGACAAGTCATGCCATTGCTTTTGGACTGAGTAGTGTGGGAGGCATGTGTAACAGGAGACTGGCATCGGGAGATGCTTTGAGATGACTGGTTATGTCTGGAGTTTGAGACAAGGCGGGGCAGGGTCAGTGTCCTGAGGACGCCCGTGTTACAGGTAAGAGAGCATTTGTTGCTGGGGCAACAACCCACTAACGGGCGGGCAATGGCTGGGTGAGCGGGATGGAGGGAAAGCAATCTACAGACAAGCCTCCTAACATGCCTCTGGCTCTTTTGCACCGATATCTTTCTCAAGTCCTGGCCTCATAAGTTATGACTGACAGCCTCACTGTATGTTTTATGCAAAATATTAAGAACTTATACGTGCATAAGTCATTCATACGACAGTCAACATGCTTATTGGAATTTCTTTCTCATTTCAATCGTCATAATTACAAACAAAAATCACACTGTGAAAAAAAACTAGGATGCAAAATACCAGAGGACTCACAAATAAGGTCCTATAGAGAGAGGCTGTATTCTCACAAAAGACTAGGCCCGAAGCTCTCCTCTCTTTTAAGTAGCCAGAACCCAAGTTCCCCTCGAACAcactcttcagaggaggagggaggagagagaagaaagcaaaGAAGAGGCTGAAAAGAAGACATGTGAAGCAGGGTTTGCCTATGCTATGCATTTATGCATAAAGAGTCCAAAATAATTCTGTGATCTCACAGGTATTATAGAACAGTATATCAACTTCAGCTACAATAATGTAGCCCTTTGGCAGACTATTAGTGTGAGTGGCCAGTTGAGACTGAGGGAAGAGAGGTAGTGAATAAAAATGTACATGATCCCGAGGATAAATATTAACATTAGCATGAGGATCAATAACATGAAACGAGGATAAAGATTAACATTATCATGAGGAGATGAGAGTGGGAAGGGAAAGAGTTCAAGCACGAGAACAatcagaagaagaggagaaagatgagGCAGGTGAGAGAAGCTGGAGTGAACTGGGAGGCTCATAGTGTCTGATGACTGGTAGACTGGCACAATAATACCTTGTTTTATGGCCTTTGAGGAAACTTGACATTACCATCTCCTAACTAACGCATTAAAGAAGCTGTGCTGAGTTAATGCAATGTAGTGCGTTTTCCCATCCAAGTTATAGTTTAAAATGGGGCCAATGATTGATGTTTAAGCTCTACACATAGAACGGATGATCAATCTTAAGGATATAGTAGCTGTTGTGGTTCTTCCTATTCTTACAGtgagtttaccacaggtgaagTGACTTACTGGAAGGTTCCTTGCTGAGTCCAGGTAGACCACCAGAAGGGCAGACGACAGGCCATCGTTAGCCTGGCCTTTATCAGCTTTAATACTGGTCAGCacctagcagagagagagagcagaagaggacCAGACCATGATCAATAGTTACAGTTTGTCACTCAATTCAAACTGTATTTGTCCCCTTAAGACAATGGTATTAGGGTTATAACGGTGCTTCAAACAGGCACAGAGGCAGtaaataggagacagaatgaatGCTGCGCTTTAGCCAATACTGTAGGAGGTGCAATTTGTATTGTTGGTCAAACATAGAATGATGCGAGTTCTCTATTCTTGGCTTCAGAGCTGATATAATGGACTGCAGAAATGcagtttgtgtcccaaatggcaccctattccctatttagtgcattacttttgaccagaatagggtaccatttgggccACACCCACAGCATCAGGTGTTACAGGGATCTGTGAGTGTACTAAAGGAACATATGTTAAATAAGCACCACAGCACTAGTTCAAACAGGGTGAGCACTCCCTTTTGAATTCCCCAACCTATCCCTCTAATCTGCATGTTTCATTTACTCACTCTCACGTGGATGTAGAAGGGGAATATGTAGACCCATTAATGTTAACAAAGAGACTGATCTAAAGTAGCACTCAGAAagactatatagtgcactacttttgacctgatcaaaagtattgcactacatgggcaatagggtgccattttggatgcagagtTGATAAAGGTGTACCTGATCCAGCTTTTCAGGAGTGGGGAGCAGAGACAGCCACTCTAGTTTTAAATGCAGCTTTCCGGTGTTCACCTCCTCCATGACAAACCACTGGAATGGAACACATTGTGCTGGGTGATCACATATACGGTCTTAACAATTGAGTGTTTTTATTAAGAACGAAAGAAGTCACAAAATAAATCAACTTTACCTCATCAACTTTCTGTTCCTTCTGAAGTTCAGCCACATCTATCAGTAAACTGCAAGGGAAATATACAAATGCTGTGAGTTCGTTGGAGAGAGGGGCTAACACATGATAGCTTTATGCGCTACAGCAGAAGTCACGCTTGATGTTCAAGTGATTTTGATGGCTGAGGAAGGACCCCAAAGGATTTGGATCTATCATTAACCTTCCTAGGAAATCATCCTGGTCTGTGTCCTCATCAAACAGCTCTATCTCCAGGTTCTGTGGTCCTGAGTGCTCATACACCAAAGCCTGAGGGTcacattcacacatacagtatttacAGACCTTTTGTGTGGCATACAGGACAACATATTGGTAATGTACTGTAAGAATGGCTCTAATGTCAGACAACCCACCCACTCCAACATTGTAAGAGAGTCCCATTCAGTTTCTTCAATTAGACATTCTCTCTCATACTGCCAACATAAGAATCATCCTAAGAACACTTCTCAAACCTCCCTGTGGACACTTTAAAATGTTCTCTACCTCATAGACTTCGTTCCACTTGGGATGGATGTTCTCCTTGACCACCTTGCTCTGGAACAGCTGGTTGCCGATGTGAAGGACACCATACGGGTCTGACTTGCCCTTGATCAGACCCCCTAGGAACTTATCCTTCCCTAACAGGTCCTGGGCCTCCAGGAAGTGAATCCTCAGGACaccctagaggagagagagaaagacaaaacaCTAAgttcatacatactgtatatcatagTGATTTCATGCATTACATTTACATTGGAATTCAATAATGCCACAAAGGATGGGTTGCATTTGAACATAACAACAGTACAAAAAACATTGATTCATTTATCAGGCTTGGCTTCAATATAGTGGAATATGTGTTTTGCTTTCGGTGGCGAGTGGGAATCCTCCCTACTTTAGGTATTGGGAAGCGTAGCTGAGCCAGCTGAGCCTCTCCCACCAGAGGAATGGTGATGCGGTTGGGCAGGACCAGGTAGCTGTAGATGATGTCTTGGATCAGGTTATCACACAAGCCACTAAcaggggacacagacagggatataGGTTATAAGACACACAGTCCAGGGGACACTGATAGAAAACATCCATCTTCCATTCAGGCTGCTGCTACCTCCATCCTGTTTCAACCAACattctgcatctcaaatggcactctTGCCTAGATGGGTCATTCTACAGAAGTGGAGTAAATTGGGGGTTAACATTTTTTCATCACATTTGTATCCCATTTTTCCCAAACTTTCAGCACACGTGTATACAattgtataaaatcgagcacacagcgatgcaatctccaaagaaacattggcagtagaatggccttactgaagcactcattgactttcaacgtggcaccgtcataggatgccaccttccgtcacattcctgccctgctagagctgccctggtcaacagtaaatgctgttattgtgaagcggAAATGAGGGCTGAAGCGCATAGCGCGTAAAAACCCCCCAcctgtcctcggttacaacactcactacagagttccaaactgcctctggaagcaacatccgcacaagaactgtttgtcgggagccatgggtttccatggccgagcagccgcacacaagcctaagatcaccatgcacaatgccaagctttGGCTGAAGTTGAGTAAAGctctccgccattggactctcgagcagtggaaacactttctctggagtgatgaatcacccttcaccatctggcagtatgATGGACGATGCACAGCGCCAACtgaaaagtttggtggaggaggaataatggtctggggcttgtcatggttcgggttaggccccttagttccagtgaagataaatcttaacactacagcatacaatgacattctagacaattatgtacttccaactttgtggcaacagtttggggaagaccctttcctgtttcagcatgacactgcccccgtgcacaaagtgaggtccatacagaaatggtttgttgagatcggtgtggaagaacttgactggcctgcacagagccctgacctcaacctcaccaaacacctttggatgaattggaacaccgactgcgagccaggcctaatcacccaacatcagtgcccgacctcactaatactcgtggctgaatggaagcaagtcc
This window contains:
- the LOC112226982 gene encoding extended synaptotagmin-2-B isoform X4; the protein is MRRAAAANSGAQRADSGKTISTGPTTAKENGPTTPSPPVSPTTPIAPVDLGDEPQSSVTDATRMWMKFAKTFVVIFPIYVLGYFEFSFSWVLIGLAIFFWWRRNQGHKNNRLTRALAFLEHEEKTVKQHLSTSELPPWVHFPDVERVEWLNKTVKQMWPYICQFVDKLFRETIEPAVKGANAHLSSFCFTKIDMGDKLHGVLRVIMEPLLGDMPLIGALSVFFLKKPLLDINWTGLTNMLDIPGLNGLCDNLIQDIIYSYLVLPNRITIPLVGEAQLAQLRFPIPKGVLRIHFLEAQDLLGKDKFLGGLIKGKSDPYGVLHIGNQLFQSKVVKENIHPKWNEVYEALVYEHSGPQNLEIELFDEDTDQDDFLGSLLIDVAELQKEQKVDEWFVMEEVNTGKLHLKLEWLSLLPTPEKLDQVLTSIKADKGQANDGLSSALLVVYLDSARNLPSVFEGNLGSGYLKERRASGLVFCENTASLYRTLFRNPLEFNHDGLKKASVSKAIKSGKKVSSVPSPFVQFTVGHKTYESKTRYKTNEPVWEEAFTFLIHNPKCQELEVEVKDEKHECSLGTLNLPLVRLLEAEDMTLHQRFPLKNSGPSCTLKIKIALRVLCLEKLVASDQTSSVQVRKASTSNPIPMKRPSVSEPPNPVPVLDLPSSVATSTQELHRRGGDDEPYSGGPVGIGLADAGRSTSNLAISGSQKHLAHRGSTPSIASDISNPYATQELQQRLRELQNGSASNFPLGEVQLTVRHSSQRNKLIVVVHACRNLIAFTDHLSDPYVRLYLLPDKRRSGRRKTHTHKKTLNPVYDQIFEFSVSIVELHRRTLDVAVKNGGNIFSKHKGLLGKVLVDLTYEDIAKGWTQWYELSEDGLKKPLQQL